A single region of the Saprospiraceae bacterium genome encodes:
- a CDS encoding efflux RND transporter permease subunit: MKKLLYFFIKYSVAVNVLMLVIVLFGIMGLLNTKSSFFPLADTNIINIAITYPGASPEEIEEGVVLKIEDNLRGLVGIDRVTSSSRENGASLTIEGFRNYDIDVLLADVKNAVDRVPSFPVDMEPPVVSKFEIINEAISFTVSGEGVNLKTLKQIARDIETDLRATPGISQVTLSGFPAEEIEIAVREADLRAYDLTFEEVSRAVASANILTTGGNIKTSGEEYLIRANNRVYYGDELDFIVVRADASGNIIRLKDIATVRDRWSESPDKLYMDDEVAIQITVATTNNEDIIQATEATRIYIEKFNQQHENIKIKIARDTTVALEQRLALLLENGGLGIFLVLLLLGIFLKPSIAFWVAVGLPISFLGLFIFAPSFMTINVISLFGMILVIGILVDDGIVIGENIYYHYEQGKSPVRAAIDGTIEVIPPILSAILTTMVAFTTFFFLPGNLGNFFGEISKVLIIILAISLVEAIFILPAHIAHSRALRRASKPYLFNKWAESGLLWMRDKLYAPTLQFFLHHKIFGLAIPIALFIITIGAFMGGVIKFSFFPPVESDQVNISLTMPQGTSEAITDSIISMIEEKAWEANETLSEQLEGKSVIVNSIRRIGTAAARAAGPPGATQSVGGSTSAAVLTLNLLPEESRGTINAAQVANAVAKAVGPIYGVETLEYGSGNSFGGKPVSVSLISNDIREIKAAKEALKAQLFAMPQLKDVSDNDPSGIKEIKLKLKDNAYLLGLSLNNVMQQVRSGFFGAAVQRFQRGRDEIRVWVRYDKKERNSIKNLDDMWIVTPSRNRVPLSEIATYEIERGEVSISHLDGKREIRVEADQKDVKDSATELLASVQENIMPSILAQYPSVTALYEGQNREAGQIGVSMGKVLPAILLLMYAIIAFTFRSYTQPLMLFALIPFSLVGVAWGHWIHGMSINVLSFLGIVALIGILVNDGLVLIEKFNNLLREGLSFNEALYEAGKQRFRAIFLTSITTIAGLGPLIFEKGFSAQFLIPMAISVAYGIGFATLLTLFMLPLLLSGNSDLKRSTHWLRTGHWVNKRDLERAVKEDELEAEDALL, encoded by the coding sequence ATGAAGAAACTACTCTATTTCTTTATAAAATACTCCGTTGCCGTAAATGTGCTGATGCTGGTCATTGTGCTTTTCGGCATCATGGGCTTATTGAATACAAAATCTTCTTTTTTTCCACTCGCCGACACCAATATCATTAATATTGCTATCACCTATCCAGGTGCTTCTCCTGAGGAAATTGAAGAGGGAGTTGTCTTAAAAATCGAAGACAATCTTAGAGGATTGGTTGGTATCGACCGCGTAACTTCCTCTTCTCGTGAAAACGGCGCTTCCTTAACCATAGAAGGATTCCGCAACTATGATATTGATGTACTCCTGGCGGATGTAAAAAATGCCGTGGATCGGGTGCCTTCTTTTCCCGTGGATATGGAACCACCGGTGGTATCTAAGTTTGAGATCATCAACGAGGCCATTAGTTTCACCGTCAGTGGAGAGGGCGTCAACCTAAAAACGCTCAAACAGATAGCCAGAGACATCGAGACTGACCTAAGGGCTACCCCAGGAATTTCTCAGGTGACGCTCAGCGGTTTCCCAGCCGAAGAGATAGAAATTGCGGTTCGGGAAGCAGACCTCCGAGCCTATGACCTCACCTTTGAGGAAGTATCAAGGGCCGTGGCAAGTGCCAATATTCTGACGACAGGAGGAAATATTAAAACATCGGGTGAAGAATACCTCATTAGGGCAAACAACCGTGTTTATTATGGTGATGAGTTGGATTTTATTGTGGTTCGAGCCGACGCATCAGGCAATATCATTCGCTTGAAGGACATTGCCACTGTGCGTGATAGATGGTCAGAAAGCCCAGACAAACTTTATATGGATGATGAGGTAGCCATTCAAATCACCGTTGCTACAACCAACAATGAAGATATTATCCAGGCCACCGAAGCTACCCGAATATATATCGAAAAATTCAACCAGCAACACGAAAATATTAAGATAAAGATCGCTCGGGATACGACGGTAGCTTTAGAACAACGGCTTGCGCTTCTTCTTGAAAATGGTGGCTTAGGTATATTCCTAGTCTTGCTGTTATTAGGCATATTTCTTAAACCAAGTATTGCTTTTTGGGTAGCCGTAGGTTTGCCTATTTCTTTTTTAGGCCTCTTCATTTTTGCCCCCAGCTTTATGACGATTAATGTCATTTCTTTATTTGGAATGATACTGGTCATTGGTATTTTGGTCGATGACGGTATTGTCATTGGCGAAAATATTTATTACCATTATGAACAAGGCAAAAGCCCTGTCAGGGCAGCAATCGACGGTACAATAGAAGTTATTCCGCCTATTCTATCGGCTATTCTTACCACGATGGTAGCCTTTACCACCTTCTTTTTCCTGCCTGGCAACTTGGGTAATTTTTTTGGTGAAATTTCAAAAGTTCTTATCATCATTTTGGCCATTTCTTTGGTTGAAGCCATCTTCATCTTGCCTGCGCACATTGCTCATTCGAGGGCTTTACGTCGAGCGTCAAAGCCTTACCTGTTCAATAAATGGGCAGAAAGTGGTCTGCTTTGGATGAGGGATAAACTATACGCCCCCACCCTACAATTTTTCCTGCATCATAAAATATTTGGTTTAGCTATACCTATTGCCCTTTTTATCATTACCATCGGGGCTTTCATGGGAGGTGTTATCAAATTTAGTTTCTTCCCCCCAGTTGAAAGTGATCAGGTGAACATTAGCCTAACCATGCCCCAAGGAACCAGTGAAGCAATTACCGACTCCATTATCAGCATGATTGAGGAAAAAGCTTGGGAAGCGAATGAAACGCTTTCTGAACAGCTAGAAGGGAAAAGCGTTATTGTTAATTCTATTCGGAGAATTGGCACCGCTGCGGCCCGTGCGGCAGGCCCTCCGGGTGCAACCCAGTCTGTTGGAGGCAGTACCTCAGCCGCCGTTCTTACCTTAAACTTGTTGCCGGAAGAAAGCCGCGGCACCATCAATGCTGCACAGGTAGCCAATGCCGTAGCTAAAGCCGTGGGGCCAATCTATGGTGTAGAAACCTTGGAGTATGGCTCAGGCAACAGCTTTGGGGGGAAACCCGTTTCTGTATCGCTGATTAGTAATGACATTAGAGAAATCAAAGCCGCTAAAGAGGCCCTAAAAGCACAACTCTTTGCGATGCCTCAACTCAAAGATGTTTCTGATAATGACCCGTCTGGGATCAAGGAGATCAAGTTGAAACTAAAAGACAATGCCTATTTACTGGGATTGTCGCTTAATAATGTTATGCAGCAAGTTCGGAGTGGATTTTTCGGAGCGGCAGTTCAACGTTTTCAGCGGGGACGAGACGAGATCAGGGTTTGGGTCCGCTATGATAAAAAAGAGCGCAACTCGATTAAAAACCTGGATGATATGTGGATTGTTACCCCCTCTAGGAATCGGGTTCCCTTATCTGAAATTGCCACGTATGAAATCGAACGCGGAGAAGTGTCCATCAGTCACCTTGATGGGAAACGGGAAATCAGGGTCGAAGCAGACCAAAAAGATGTAAAGGATAGTGCAACGGAACTGCTGGCTTCCGTACAAGAAAACATCATGCCCTCCATCCTGGCACAATATCCCAGTGTCACGGCACTTTATGAAGGCCAAAATAGAGAGGCGGGTCAGATTGGCGTATCCATGGGCAAAGTTTTGCCTGCCATTTTATTGTTGATGTACGCCATCATTGCTTTTACTTTTCGTTCCTATACCCAGCCTTTAATGCTTTTTGCACTTATTCCTTTTAGCTTGGTTGGCGTCGCCTGGGGACACTGGATACACGGTATGAGCATCAATGTACTTTCTTTTCTCGGCATTGTGGCCCTGATTGGTATCCTGGTAAACGATGGATTGGTATTGATCGAGAAATTCAATAACCTGCTACGGGAAGGCCTCTCCTTCAACGAAGCCTTGTATGAAGCGGGCAAACAAAGATTTAGGGCCATCTTCCTGACCTCTATCACGACGATAGCGGGCTTGGGACCCTTGATTTTTGAAAAAGGATTCTCTGCGCAATTCCTCATTCCTATGGCTATTTCGGTGGCCTACGGGATTGGGTTTGCTACTTTGCTCACCCTCTTTATGCTTCCCTTGCTCTTATCAGGCAATAGTGACCTCAAACGCAGTACGCATTGGCTGCGTACGGGACATTGGGTGAATAAACGAGACCTGGAAAGAGCGGTTAAAGAGGATGAATTAGAGGCTGAGGACGCTTTGTTGTAG
- a CDS encoding arylsulfatase, with protein MNPFSTTYDNDTPDNILVSETLNGNKKSLNGLILRHQLFTYNILPVFSSLLLCLLFACNPRKEANDPKADKRPNVVIILADDQGWGDLSHSGNSDLSTPNIDGIAQNGASFDRFFVSPVCSPTRAEMLTGRYHPRGGVYATSAGGERLDLDEMTIAEVFKRAGYKTAAYGKWHNGMQYPYHPNARGFDEFYGFCSGHWGNYFSPMLEHNGVLIKGEGFLVDDLTNQAMQFMEENKDQPFFVYLPYNTPHSPMQVPEEYWKRFEHKDLQNRHRDPEKEDLQHTKAALAMCENIDWNVGRLQQKLEELGLDENTIVLYFSDNGPNGWRWNGGMKGRKGATDEGGVRSPLFIQWKGVIAPGKQIPQIAGAIDLLPTLADLTGIPISTNKPLDGLSLKPLLLDENPTWPDRLLFSHWNGAVSVRSQGFRLDREGQLFDMVNDPGQRQDVKGQHQTVTAELLAAQEKWTNEVLSELDTKHKRPFLIGHPDAEWTQIPARDGTAHGQIQRSNKYPNCSFFTNWTSLEDKITWEVDVLADGLFEVIVYYTCPVKDIGATFELTFNTESLSAKITEAHDPPLMGMEHDYVERQESYVKDFKPLSIGQIKLTKGKGELALKAKDIPGAQVMDFRLMMLRRVGGEG; from the coding sequence ATGAATCCATTTTCAACTACCTACGATAATGATACACCTGACAACATTCTTGTCAGCGAAACGCTTAATGGCAACAAAAAATCCTTGAATGGCCTGATTCTCAGGCACCAACTTTTTACTTACAACATCCTTCCTGTTTTCTCTTCCTTGCTCTTATGCCTATTGTTCGCCTGTAATCCCAGAAAGGAAGCAAATGATCCTAAGGCCGATAAACGGCCCAATGTCGTCATCATCCTCGCTGACGATCAGGGGTGGGGGGACCTGAGCCATAGCGGCAATAGTGATTTAAGCACGCCCAATATTGATGGCATAGCCCAAAATGGCGCCAGCTTCGATCGCTTTTTTGTGAGCCCGGTTTGTTCTCCAACCAGGGCTGAAATGTTGACGGGGCGCTACCATCCGAGGGGCGGTGTTTATGCGACTTCTGCGGGAGGGGAGCGGCTTGATTTGGATGAAATGACGATAGCTGAGGTGTTTAAAAGGGCGGGATATAAAACAGCTGCTTATGGCAAATGGCACAATGGCATGCAATATCCTTATCATCCCAATGCCCGGGGTTTTGATGAATTCTATGGCTTTTGTTCAGGGCACTGGGGGAATTATTTCAGCCCGATGCTGGAACACAATGGGGTACTGATCAAAGGGGAAGGTTTTTTGGTGGATGACTTGACCAACCAGGCCATGCAGTTTATGGAAGAGAATAAAGACCAGCCATTTTTTGTCTACCTACCCTACAACACACCCCATAGTCCCATGCAGGTCCCTGAGGAATATTGGAAGCGGTTTGAGCATAAAGACTTACAAAATCGACACCGCGATCCCGAAAAAGAAGACCTTCAACACACCAAGGCGGCGCTGGCGATGTGTGAAAACATTGATTGGAATGTGGGACGCTTGCAGCAAAAACTGGAAGAATTAGGCCTGGATGAAAATACCATTGTGCTTTATTTTTCAGACAATGGTCCCAATGGCTGGCGCTGGAATGGCGGCATGAAAGGTCGCAAGGGAGCTACCGATGAAGGTGGGGTACGTTCTCCGCTTTTTATACAATGGAAAGGCGTCATTGCCCCCGGAAAACAAATCCCACAGATTGCCGGTGCGATTGATTTGTTGCCGACTTTAGCTGATTTGACGGGTATTCCTATCTCCACCAATAAACCCTTGGATGGCTTGAGCCTGAAACCACTGCTATTGGATGAAAATCCGACCTGGCCAGATCGCCTGCTTTTTAGTCATTGGAATGGAGCCGTCAGTGTGCGCAGTCAAGGCTTTCGCCTGGATCGCGAGGGGCAATTATTTGATATGGTGAATGATCCAGGCCAGCGCCAGGATGTTAAGGGTCAGCATCAGACGGTGACAGCGGAGTTGTTGGCCGCCCAGGAAAAATGGACAAATGAAGTCTTATCTGAGCTGGACACCAAACACAAACGCCCCTTTCTCATTGGCCACCCCGACGCCGAATGGACCCAGATTCCTGCCCGCGATGGCACCGCACATGGCCAGATCCAACGATCTAATAAATACCCCAATTGCAGCTTTTTTACCAATTGGACGAGCCTGGAAGATAAAATAACCTGGGAGGTGGATGTTTTGGCCGATGGCTTATTTGAAGTCATTGTTTATTACACCTGTCCGGTTAAAGATATTGGCGCTACCTTCGAATTGACCTTTAATACCGAAAGTTTGAGTGCTAAAATTACCGAAGCGCATGATCCTCCCTTGATGGGCATGGAACACGACTATGTGGAACGCCAGGAATCTTACGTCAAAGACTTTAAACCCTTGTCTATTGGCCAAATTAAACTTACGAAAGGGAAAGGCGAATTAGCCTTAAAGGCAAAAGATATACCAGGCGCGCAAGTAATGGACTTCAGGTTGATGATGTTGAGAAGAGTAGGTGGAGAAGGCTAG
- a CDS encoding GxxExxY protein codes for MSENELSYKIIGAAMELHKTLGPGLLESVYEAALAYDLRELGIEVKTQVSMPLIYKDVKQDVGYRIDLLVENKVIIEIKSVENLAPVHFAQTLTYLKLADKKLALLINFNTKLLKDGIHRLVNGL; via the coding sequence ATGAGTGAAAATGAACTGTCATACAAAATTATAGGTGCAGCTATGGAATTGCACAAAACATTGGGCCCTGGCTTGTTAGAATCGGTTTATGAAGCCGCATTGGCTTATGATTTAAGAGAATTAGGAATTGAAGTTAAAACTCAGGTTTCAATGCCTTTGATTTATAAAGATGTAAAACAAGATGTTGGGTATAGAATTGATTTGCTTGTTGAAAACAAAGTGATAATTGAAATAAAGTCAGTTGAAAATTTAGCTCCTGTTCATTTTGCACAAACATTGACTTACTTGAAATTGGCTGATAAAAAACTCGCCTTGCTTATAAATTTCAACACCAAACTGTTAAAAGATGGAATACACCGGCTTGTTAATGGACTGTAA
- a CDS encoding urease accessory protein has translation METSFPLLFAAVVGFGHAFEVDHLVAVGNIVTKREKLALAVKDGIYWGLGHTSVILLIGLLIIVGKATFLNGYFGYFEVFVGLMLVLLGSSRLYQYFSNSPEEDPIRDKKGGHHLAYGVGLMHGLAGSGAMILLVMTEIQSNFNSIIYLLIFGIGSVVGMLVAAGIFSLPFSKKITTSESLQVGLVVLSSLLCITYGSYVMVTHLS, from the coding sequence ATGGAAACATCCTTTCCTTTACTTTTTGCAGCGGTAGTTGGTTTTGGTCATGCTTTTGAGGTAGACCATTTGGTTGCCGTTGGCAATATCGTTACGAAGCGAGAGAAGTTGGCCTTAGCCGTAAAAGATGGCATCTATTGGGGATTGGGCCATACCTCCGTTATTTTATTGATCGGGCTGCTAATAATCGTAGGAAAAGCGACTTTTCTCAATGGCTATTTTGGCTATTTTGAGGTCTTTGTAGGCTTGATGCTGGTATTACTTGGTTCGTCCAGACTGTATCAATACTTCAGCAATAGTCCCGAAGAAGATCCAATAAGGGACAAAAAGGGCGGTCATCACCTGGCATATGGCGTAGGTCTGATGCATGGCTTGGCAGGGAGTGGCGCGATGATACTGTTGGTGATGACAGAAATTCAAAGCAACTTCAATAGTATCATTTACTTACTCATTTTTGGCATTGGATCAGTGGTGGGGATGTTAGTTGCTGCCGGCATATTTAGTTTGCCCTTTTCCAAAAAAATCACTACTAGTGAAAGCCTGCAAGTAGGGTTAGTTGTTTTATCCTCCTTGCTTTGCATCACCTACGGCAGTTATGTGATGGTAACACATTTATCTTAA
- a CDS encoding aromatic ring-hydroxylating dioxygenase subunit alpha, whose amino-acid sequence MHLNTVKKEIRRSETLPASFYSDATIWEQLKEKVFAPSWQMIGDRNVLFGGQETIYPFNLLDKYLEEPLLLTKDEQGQLRCMSNVCTHRGFILAHHPAKERKLICGYHGRRFNLQGQMEHMPEFKETEDFPRPCDHLHQLPLQQWQQFLFTSLDPAFDFKEVTEELDRRVGFLPLKHFRFAPEYSVEYMVHAHWALYCDNYLEGFHIPFVHHDLNKMLDYGAYDTEIYQHMNLQIGYADQEGEHFDLPADHPDYGKKVVAYYYWIFPNLMLNFYPWGLSINIVRPLNPSLSRISFITYLYDEKKYLEMDAAALTDKVEREDEFVVEGVQRGLRSRFYHTGRFSPRRETGVHHFHGLLQGALA is encoded by the coding sequence ATGCACCTCAATACGGTAAAAAAAGAAATCCGCCGCTCGGAGACGCTACCGGCCAGTTTCTACAGCGATGCCACCATCTGGGAGCAACTCAAGGAAAAAGTATTTGCCCCCTCCTGGCAAATGATTGGAGACCGGAATGTCCTTTTTGGTGGCCAGGAAACCATTTATCCCTTTAACTTGCTAGATAAATACCTCGAAGAACCTTTGTTGTTGACCAAAGACGAACAAGGGCAGCTGCGCTGTATGAGCAATGTTTGCACCCACCGCGGTTTTATCCTCGCCCACCACCCCGCCAAGGAACGAAAGCTCATTTGTGGCTACCACGGGCGCCGCTTCAACCTGCAAGGGCAAATGGAGCATATGCCGGAGTTTAAAGAGACCGAAGACTTTCCTCGCCCCTGCGACCATTTACACCAATTGCCGCTACAACAATGGCAACAGTTCCTCTTCACCAGCTTAGACCCCGCTTTTGACTTTAAGGAGGTGACGGAGGAACTGGATCGACGGGTAGGTTTCCTCCCCCTGAAGCATTTTCGCTTTGCCCCAGAATATTCAGTCGAATACATGGTGCACGCCCATTGGGCCTTGTACTGCGACAATTACCTGGAAGGTTTTCACATCCCTTTTGTCCATCACGATCTAAATAAAATGCTGGACTATGGTGCCTACGATACCGAAATCTATCAGCATATGAACCTACAGATCGGTTATGCCGATCAGGAGGGCGAGCATTTCGATCTTCCAGCAGACCACCCCGATTACGGCAAAAAGGTTGTCGCCTATTACTATTGGATTTTCCCTAATTTGATGCTGAATTTCTACCCTTGGGGCTTATCCATTAATATCGTCAGACCATTGAATCCATCCTTGAGCCGCATTTCTTTTATAACCTATCTCTATGATGAAAAAAAATACCTTGAAATGGATGCTGCGGCATTGACCGATAAGGTGGAACGGGAAGATGAATTTGTGGTTGAGGGCGTACAAAGGGGCCTTCGTTCCCGTTTTTATCATACGGGGCGTTTTTCTCCACGCAGAGAGACGGGGGTGCACCATTTTCATGGGTTGTTGCAAGGAGCCTTGGCTTAA
- a CDS encoding ChaN family lipoprotein, producing MKKKLILLALLLIANTVFSQKPAYVIYNSKGKKVSYQKMVKTLVKKDIVFFGEIHNNPISHWLQYEVTLDFSNSRSIILGAEMFEADNQTFLNDYLNAMITYEELDSLARLWPNYKTDYAPLVNFAKEKRLPFVATNIPRRYANLVYRKGFEALDSLSTKEKEWIPPLPIPFDSELPTYKNILTMMGDHGSPELVKAQATKDATMAYFILKNYKKDHLFIHYNGAYHSDKGEGILWYLKRERNDMNCGSISTVSQDNVNKLLEENYNLADFIICVDKNMTNTY from the coding sequence ATGAAAAAAAAATTAATCCTTCTAGCGCTTCTACTAATTGCAAATACTGTTTTTAGTCAAAAACCAGCATATGTCATTTATAATTCAAAAGGCAAAAAGGTTTCCTACCAGAAAATGGTAAAAACACTTGTGAAAAAAGATATTGTATTTTTTGGAGAAATACATAATAATCCCATTTCTCATTGGTTGCAATATGAAGTTACCTTAGACTTTAGCAACTCCAGATCAATTATTTTGGGAGCAGAAATGTTTGAAGCTGACAACCAAACATTTTTAAATGATTACCTAAATGCAATGATTACCTATGAAGAATTGGATTCATTAGCAAGGTTATGGCCTAATTATAAAACAGATTATGCGCCTTTAGTAAATTTTGCTAAAGAAAAACGACTTCCATTTGTAGCAACCAATATCCCAAGGAGATACGCTAACTTAGTTTACAGGAAAGGCTTTGAGGCACTTGATTCACTTTCAACTAAAGAAAAAGAATGGATTCCCCCTTTACCCATTCCTTTCGATAGTGAGTTGCCAACATACAAAAACATACTTACGATGATGGGAGACCATGGTAGCCCTGAATTAGTAAAAGCTCAAGCCACCAAGGATGCTACAATGGCATACTTTATTTTAAAAAATTATAAAAAAGATCACCTGTTTATACATTATAATGGCGCTTATCATTCTGATAAAGGTGAAGGAATTTTGTGGTACCTAAAAAGAGAAAGAAATGATATGAATTGCGGTTCAATCTCTACCGTGTCACAAGACAATGTAAATAAATTGCTAGAGGAAAATTATAACCTTGCAGATTTTATAATTTGTGTAGATAAAAATATGACAAATACCTATTAA
- the gatA gene encoding Asp-tRNA(Asn)/Glu-tRNA(Gln) amidotransferase subunit GatA gives MEVAMQPKYSAITQLQTDLKEGKTSCEAIVQYYLKQIQSSDYLNIYIEVFEAEALAKARELDLRLQEDPASLGRLFGVVVSIKDVLCYKDHKVTGGSKILTGFTSMFSATGVERVVAEDAIIIGRVNCDEFAMGSTTENSFYGPTKNAADPTRVPGGSSGGSAVAVQADTCLVSLGTDTGGSVRQPASFCGVIGFKPTYGRISRYGLLAYGSSFDQLGVLSNSVADTALLLEIMAGPDDFDSTASQRPVEAYSSRLSFEKKAKIAYFRTALEHPSLHADVKAVCDDLIEKLQADGHTVEAVDFDYLDYIIPAYYVLTTAEASSNLSRYDGIRFGYRSPNAKNLVETYKKSRTEGFGTEVKRRIMLGTFVLSSGYYDAYYTKAQKARRLIQDKTFEIFESYDFILLPAAPGPAWPLGETSDDPVAMYLADIFTVQANMVGIPAICLPSGTSKEGLPIGVQLMANQFKEVDLLAFSQQVMDLR, from the coding sequence ATGGAAGTAGCAATGCAACCTAAATATTCCGCCATCACCCAGCTTCAAACGGATTTGAAGGAGGGGAAAACAAGCTGTGAGGCGATTGTTCAATACTATTTGAAACAAATCCAGTCTAGCGATTACCTCAATATTTATATCGAGGTATTCGAAGCGGAAGCTTTAGCAAAAGCGAGGGAATTGGATCTGCGCTTGCAAGAAGATCCCGCTTCTTTGGGCCGTCTATTTGGGGTGGTTGTGTCAATCAAGGATGTATTATGCTACAAAGACCATAAAGTAACCGGAGGCTCTAAGATCTTGACGGGGTTTACCTCCATGTTTTCAGCCACTGGCGTGGAAAGGGTCGTTGCGGAAGACGCCATTATCATTGGTCGGGTCAACTGTGACGAATTTGCCATGGGCTCTACCACTGAAAACTCTTTTTATGGCCCCACCAAAAATGCAGCCGACCCTACTCGGGTACCAGGCGGTTCTTCGGGTGGTTCAGCGGTGGCGGTGCAGGCGGATACTTGCCTGGTCTCCTTGGGAACCGATACGGGTGGCTCGGTTCGCCAACCTGCGTCTTTTTGTGGAGTAATAGGGTTTAAACCTACCTATGGTCGGATTTCGCGTTATGGCTTGCTGGCCTATGGCTCCTCTTTTGACCAATTGGGTGTATTGTCGAATAGTGTGGCGGATACCGCTTTATTGCTCGAAATCATGGCCGGTCCTGACGACTTTGATAGCACAGCCAGTCAACGCCCCGTTGAGGCCTATTCCAGCCGACTTTCTTTTGAGAAAAAGGCCAAAATCGCTTATTTTCGGACGGCTTTGGAGCATCCCAGCCTCCATGCCGATGTAAAAGCCGTTTGTGACGATTTGATCGAAAAACTACAAGCGGATGGTCATACGGTTGAAGCGGTCGACTTTGACTATCTCGACTATATCATCCCTGCCTATTATGTGCTTACTACGGCAGAGGCATCCTCCAATCTTTCTCGTTACGACGGCATTCGCTTTGGCTACCGCAGCCCCAATGCCAAGAACTTGGTGGAGACCTACAAAAAATCGCGTACGGAGGGCTTTGGCACCGAGGTGAAACGCCGGATCATGTTGGGCACCTTCGTTCTGAGTTCCGGCTATTACGATGCCTACTACACCAAGGCCCAAAAAGCCCGTCGCCTGATCCAAGACAAAACTTTCGAGATTTTCGAGTCCTACGACTTTATCTTGCTTCCTGCGGCTCCAGGACCTGCCTGGCCCCTCGGCGAAACCTCCGATGATCCCGTCGCTATGTACCTGGCGGATATCTTCACCGTTCAGGCGAATATGGTGGGCATTCCAGCCATTTGCCTTCCATCCGGCACGAGCAAGGAAGGCCTCCCCATTGGCGTTCAATTGATGGCCAATCAATTTAAGGAAGTAGATTTATTGGCGTTTAGTCAGCAAGTTATGGACTTGAGATAA
- the hisS gene encoding histidine--tRNA ligase translates to MSKPSIPKGTRDFGPEEVIKRNYIFDIIRGVFTKYAYQPIETPTMENLSTLTGKYGEEGDKLVFKVLNNGDFLDKADEMALAQKDSNKLVSSISKRGLRYDLTVPFARFVVMHQNDISFPFKRYQIQPVWRADRPQKGRYQEFFQCDVDVVGSNALIYEAELTQIYDEVFAALKVPVEIKLNNRKILAGIAEVAGIADRFVDMTVAIDKLDKVGMDGVKNELEKRGIDAPAIEQIETILGMTKLADLKASFATSKTGLKGVEELEQVFQYLEGSPLTNEVQFDITLARGLNYYTGCIFEVKAKGVQMGSIGGGGRYDDLTGIFGLKDVSGVGVSFGAERIYDVMEELQLFPDTAGATLKVLFVAFDEKTHAYAFNCLGEVRRAGINADLYPEPAKLQKQMKYANARKAPYVVLIGDSEMESGLLSLKNMETGEQQNLGLKDLIERLQS, encoded by the coding sequence ATGTCAAAGCCGAGTATCCCCAAAGGGACACGTGATTTTGGCCCCGAAGAAGTAATTAAAAGAAATTATATTTTTGATATCATCCGCGGGGTTTTTACCAAATATGCCTATCAACCTATCGAAACGCCCACCATGGAAAACCTGTCCACTTTAACGGGCAAGTATGGTGAGGAAGGGGATAAGCTGGTATTTAAAGTCTTGAATAATGGTGACTTTTTGGACAAAGCCGATGAAATGGCCTTGGCACAAAAAGATTCCAATAAATTGGTGTCGTCCATCTCCAAACGCGGTTTGCGTTATGACCTGACGGTGCCCTTCGCACGCTTTGTCGTCATGCACCAAAACGACATCAGTTTTCCTTTTAAGCGTTATCAAATTCAGCCAGTTTGGCGAGCCGATCGCCCTCAGAAGGGACGCTACCAGGAGTTTTTCCAATGCGATGTGGATGTCGTAGGGTCTAATGCTTTAATCTATGAGGCAGAATTGACCCAAATCTATGATGAAGTTTTTGCCGCTTTGAAGGTGCCGGTTGAAATCAAACTCAATAATCGGAAAATATTAGCAGGAATTGCAGAGGTGGCAGGGATTGCGGATAGATTTGTAGATATGACGGTGGCCATCGATAAGCTGGATAAGGTAGGAATGGACGGGGTGAAGAATGAATTGGAGAAAAGGGGCATCGACGCTCCGGCTATTGAGCAAATTGAGACTATTTTAGGAATGACAAAATTGGCGGATTTGAAAGCCAGTTTTGCGACTAGCAAGACGGGCTTGAAGGGTGTGGAGGAATTGGAACAGGTTTTTCAATACCTGGAGGGCAGCCCCTTGACCAATGAGGTTCAATTTGATATTACCCTTGCGCGCGGGCTCAATTATTACACGGGCTGTATTTTCGAAGTAAAAGCCAAAGGGGTGCAAATGGGTTCGATTGGCGGTGGGGGGCGTTATGATGACCTGACCGGCATTTTTGGCTTGAAAGATGTCTCCGGAGTTGGGGTGTCTTTTGGGGCTGAGCGCATCTACGATGTGATGGAGGAACTACAATTGTTTCCCGATACAGCTGGCGCCACCCTGAAGGTCTTATTTGTCGCTTTTGATGAGAAAACACATGCCTATGCCTTCAACTGCTTAGGTGAAGTGAGGAGAGCAGGGATCAATGCCGATCTTTATCCCGAGCCTGCCAAATTGCAAAAGCAAATGAAATATGCCAATGCCCGTAAGGCACCCTATGTGGTGTTGATCGGAGATAGTGAAATGGAAAGCGGCTTGCTCTCGCTAAAGAATATGGAAACAGGAGAACAGCAGAACCTGGGTCTTAAAGACCTTATCGAACGATTGCAATCATAA